A DNA window from Arachis duranensis cultivar V14167 chromosome 3, aradu.V14167.gnm2.J7QH, whole genome shotgun sequence contains the following coding sequences:
- the LOC127745596 gene encoding ribulose bisphosphate carboxylase large chain, giving the protein LALPKAGVKDYKLTYYTPEYETKDTDILAAFRVTPQPGVPPEEAGAAVAAESSTGTWTTIWTDGLTSLDRYKGRCYNIEPVASEENQYIAYVAYPLDLFEEGSVTNMFTSIVGNVFGFKALRALRLEDLRIPISYIKTFQGPPHGIQVERDKLNKYGRPLLGCTIKPKVGLSAKNYGRAVYECLRGGLDFTKDDENVNSQPFMRWRDRFLFCAEAIFKSQAETGEIKGHYLNATAGTCEEMIKRAVFARELGAPIVMQDYLTGGFTANTSLAHYCRDNGLLLHIHRAMHAVIDRQKNHGMHFRVLAKALRLSGGDHIHAGTVVGKLEGERDITLGFVDLLRDDFIEKDRSRGIYFTQDWVSLPGVLPVASGGIHVWHMPALTEIFGDDSVLQFGGGTLGHPWGNAPGAIANRVALEACVQARNEGRDLAREGNEIIREASKWSPELAAACEVWKAIKFEFPAMDTL; this is encoded by the coding sequence CTAGCATTACCCAAAGCTGGTGTTAAAGATTATAAATTGACTTATTATACTCCTGAGTATGAAACGAAAGATACTGATATCTTGGCAGCATTCCGAGTAACTCCTCAACCTGGAGTTCCTCCGGAAGAAGCGGGTGCCGCGGTAGCTGCCGAATCTTCTACTGGTACATGGACAACTATTTGGACCGATGGGCTTACCAGTCTTGATCGTTACAAAGGACGATGCTACAACATCGAGCCGGTTGCTAGCGAAGAAAATCAATATATTGCCTATGTAGCTTATCCTTTAGACCTTTTTGAGGAAGGTTCTGTTACTAACATGTTTACTTCCATTGTAGGTAATGTATTTGGGTTCAAGGCCCTTCGCGCCCTACGTCTGGAAGATTTGCGAATCCCTATCTCTTATATTAAAACTTTCCAAGGTCCGCCTCATGGCATCCAAGTTGAAAGAGATAAATTAAACAAGTATGGTCGCCCCCTATTGGGATGTACTATTAAACCAAAAGTGGGGTTATCCGCGAAGAATTACGGTAGAGCAGTTTATGAATGTCTTCGCGGTGGACTTGATTTTACCAAAGATGATGAAAATGTGAATTCTCAACCATTTATGCGTTGGAGAGACCGTTTCTTATTTTGTGCCGAAGCAATTTTTAAATCCCAGGCCGAAACTGGTGAAATCAAAGGGCATTACTTGAACGCTACTGCAGGTACATGCGAAGAAATGATAAAAAGAGCTGTATTTGCTAGAGAATTGGGCGCTCCTATCGTAATGCAAGATTACTTAACAGGGGGATTCACTGCAAATACTAGTTTGGCTCATTATTGCCGGGATAATGGACTACTTCTTCATATCCATCGTGCAATGCACGCAGTTATCGATAGACAGAAGAATCATGGTATGCACTTTCGTGTACTAGCTAAAGCGTTACGTTTGTCTGGTGGAGATCATATTCACGCCGGTACCGTAGTAGGTAAACTTGAAGGGGAAAGAGATATTACTTTAggttttgttgatttattaCGTGatgattttattgaaaaagatcgAAGCCGTGGGATTTATTTCACTCAGGATTGGGTTTCTCTACCAGGTGTTCTTCCCGTTGCTTCAGGGGGAATTCACGTTTGGCATATGCCTGCTCTGACCGAGATCTTTGGAGATGATTCCGTACTCCAATTCGGTGGTGGAACCTTAGGGCATCCTTGGGGAAATGCACCAGGTGCCATAGCTAATCGAGTAGCTCTCGAAGCATGTGTACAGGCTCGGAATGAGGGTCGTGATCTTGCTCGTGAGGGTAATGAAATCATCCGTGAGGCGAGCAAATGGAGTCCTGAATTAGCTGCTGCTTGTGAAGTATGGAAGGCgatcaaatttgaattcccaGCAATGGATACTTTGTAA